The Amycolatopsis sp. DG1A-15b genome window below encodes:
- a CDS encoding type I polyketide synthase, whose protein sequence is MVSASYEKVVEALRKSLEEVGTLKKRNRQLADAAGEPIAIVGMACRLPGGVTGPGDLWRLVAEGGDAVSGFPTDRGWDLDTLFDPDPGHAGTSYTDRGGFLHDAALFDPGFFGISPREALAMDPQQRLLLEASWEALEGVGLDPASLQGTDVGVFTGAGGSGYGGGLTGPEMQSFAGTGLASSVASGRVSYVFGFEGPAVTIDTACSSSLVAMHLAAQALRRGDCSMALAGGAMVMSGPDSFVVFSRQRGLATDGRCKAFASGADGMVLAEGISVLVLERLSVARERGHRVLAVLRGSAVNQDGASNGLTAPNGPSQQRVIRAALADAGLGPSDVDLVEAHGTGTSLGDPIEAQALLATYGQERETPLWLGSLKSNIGHTQAAAGVASVIKVVQALRHGVMPPTLHVDEPTSQVDWSEGAVELLTESRGWPRGDRPRRAGVSSFGVSGTNVHLIIEEAPEEPAAPVPAPVDVVPLVVSARGKGSLAGQAERLTGVDVPLASLAGALVSGRALLEDRAVVVAGSDEEAAAGLGALARGEAAPGVVTGSAGKPGKVVWVFPGQGTQWAGMGRELLDASPVFAERIKECAAALDQWTGWSLLDVLRGEGDLERVEVLQPACFAVMVGLAAVWESVGVRPDAVVGHSQGEIAAACVSGALTLDDAAKVVALRSQAIAARLSGRGGMASVALSEAEATARLALWDGRIEVAAVNGPASVVIAGDAQALDEALEVLAGDGVRVRQVAVDYASHTRHVEDIRDTLAETLAGITARAPDVPFHSTVTGDRVRDAGVLDGGYWYRNLRNQVRFGPAVAALIEQGHGVFVEVSAHPVLVQPISELTDAVVTGTLRRDDGGLRRLLTSMAELFVRGVRVDWATLVPPARVDLPTYAFDHQHFWLQPAARADAVSLGQAEVAHPLLGAVVRLPQSDGLVFTSRLSLRTHPWLADHTIGGVVLFPGTGLVELAVRAGDEAGCPVLDELVTEAPLLVPAQGGVNVQVTVSGPDQNGARTVDVHSQRDDVWTRHATGTVSATPAGGPGFDFTAWPPPDGQRVEIGAFYADLAERGYAYGPLFQGVRAVWQRGDEVFAEVALPGDRREDAARFGLHPALLDAALQTGTIAASGVPGKSVMPFSWNRLALHAAGAAGLRVRVAPGGPDALTVEAADETGAPVLTMDSLILREVALDRLDTARTSSLYRVDWTKLPTVDTAVPADRAEVLEAVGAEPLELAGRVLAALQTWLSDAAEEARLVVVTRGAVPAGDGVVRDPAGAAVWGLVRAAQAENPDRFVLLDTDGEVPLEAVLATGEPQLALRGTTFSVPRLARVTEPAEAPLTFRPDGTVLVSGAGTLGALAARDLVTRHGVRRLVLASRRGRDAEGIDDLVAELTGHGADVTVAACDVSDRDQVAALLKDHPLTAVVHTAGVFDAGVTGALTRERLAKVFAPKVDAVRHLDELTRDLDLDAFIAYSSASSIFMGAGSGGYAAANAFLDGLMAARRAAGRPGLSLAWGPWEQLTGMADTIDDLTLARMSRREGRGGVRALGSAEGMELFDAALAAGEALLVPIELDLREVRADAAAGGTVPHLLRGLVRAGRQAARAAATEDGGLERRLAGLAVAEQEALLLDLVRGQVAVVLGHADSSGVRADAAFKDAGFDSLTSVELRNRLRETTGLKLPATLVFDHPNPLALARHLRAELGVDEASPTDAVLAGLAGLEAAIAAAGAPDSDRITARLRELLKAAEAAEARPDPSDDLDTASDEELFALVDGLD, encoded by the coding sequence GTGGTGAGTGCGTCGTATGAAAAGGTCGTCGAGGCGCTGCGGAAGTCGCTCGAAGAGGTCGGCACGCTGAAGAAGCGGAACCGGCAGCTCGCCGACGCGGCCGGCGAGCCGATCGCCATCGTCGGCATGGCCTGCCGGCTGCCCGGTGGTGTCACCGGGCCCGGTGACCTCTGGCGGCTGGTGGCCGAGGGCGGCGACGCCGTGTCGGGGTTCCCCACCGACCGCGGCTGGGACCTGGACACCCTGTTCGACCCGGACCCCGGCCACGCGGGGACGTCGTACACCGATCGGGGTGGCTTCCTCCACGACGCGGCCCTGTTCGACCCCGGCTTCTTCGGGATTTCGCCGCGCGAGGCCCTGGCCATGGACCCGCAGCAGCGGTTGCTGCTGGAGGCGTCCTGGGAGGCGCTGGAAGGCGTCGGCCTCGACCCGGCCTCGTTGCAGGGCACCGACGTCGGCGTGTTCACCGGCGCGGGCGGGTCGGGCTACGGCGGCGGCCTGACCGGGCCGGAGATGCAGAGCTTCGCGGGCACCGGGCTGGCGTCGAGCGTGGCCTCGGGCCGGGTCTCCTACGTCTTCGGGTTCGAGGGGCCGGCCGTCACGATCGACACGGCGTGCTCGTCGTCGCTGGTGGCGATGCACCTCGCCGCACAGGCCCTGCGTCGAGGGGACTGCTCGATGGCCCTGGCCGGCGGCGCGATGGTGATGTCGGGCCCCGACTCCTTCGTCGTCTTCTCCCGGCAGCGGGGCCTGGCCACCGACGGGCGGTGCAAGGCGTTCGCCTCGGGCGCCGACGGCATGGTGCTGGCCGAGGGCATCAGCGTGCTCGTGCTGGAGCGGCTTTCGGTGGCGCGCGAGCGGGGCCACCGGGTGCTGGCCGTGCTGCGCGGCAGCGCGGTGAACCAGGACGGCGCGTCGAACGGCCTGACCGCTCCGAACGGCCCTTCGCAGCAGCGCGTGATCCGCGCCGCGCTGGCCGACGCCGGCCTCGGACCGTCCGATGTGGACCTCGTCGAGGCGCACGGGACCGGGACGAGCTTGGGCGATCCCATCGAGGCGCAGGCGTTGCTGGCGACCTACGGCCAAGAGCGGGAGACGCCGTTGTGGCTCGGCTCGCTGAAGTCGAACATCGGGCACACGCAGGCGGCCGCGGGCGTGGCGAGCGTGATCAAGGTCGTGCAGGCGCTGCGGCACGGCGTCATGCCGCCGACCCTGCACGTCGACGAGCCCACCTCGCAGGTGGACTGGTCCGAAGGCGCGGTGGAACTGCTGACCGAGAGCCGCGGCTGGCCGCGCGGCGACCGGCCGCGCCGGGCCGGGGTGTCGTCCTTCGGGGTCAGCGGCACGAACGTGCACCTGATCATCGAGGAAGCGCCGGAGGAGCCCGCCGCGCCCGTGCCGGCTCCCGTGGACGTCGTGCCGCTGGTGGTCTCCGCGCGCGGCAAGGGTTCCCTGGCCGGTCAGGCCGAACGGCTGACCGGGGTGGACGTGCCACTGGCGAGCCTCGCCGGCGCGCTGGTGTCCGGGCGCGCGCTGCTCGAGGATCGCGCGGTCGTGGTGGCCGGTTCGGACGAGGAAGCCGCGGCCGGGCTCGGTGCGCTGGCGCGCGGTGAAGCCGCGCCCGGTGTCGTGACCGGGAGCGCGGGCAAACCGGGCAAGGTCGTCTGGGTGTTCCCGGGACAGGGGACGCAGTGGGCCGGCATGGGCCGGGAACTGCTCGACGCGTCCCCGGTGTTCGCCGAGCGGATCAAGGAGTGCGCGGCCGCGCTGGACCAGTGGACCGGCTGGTCGCTGCTGGACGTCCTGCGTGGCGAGGGTGACCTGGAGCGGGTCGAGGTGCTGCAGCCCGCGTGCTTCGCGGTGATGGTGGGGCTGGCCGCGGTGTGGGAGTCGGTGGGTGTCCGGCCGGACGCCGTCGTCGGCCACTCGCAGGGCGAGATCGCCGCGGCCTGCGTGTCCGGGGCGCTCACCCTCGACGACGCCGCGAAGGTGGTTGCCCTGCGCAGCCAGGCGATCGCGGCGCGGCTGTCCGGCCGCGGTGGCATGGCGTCGGTCGCGTTGAGCGAAGCCGAGGCCACCGCGCGGCTGGCCCTGTGGGACGGCCGGATCGAGGTGGCCGCGGTCAACGGCCCCGCCTCGGTGGTGATCGCGGGCGACGCCCAGGCCCTCGACGAGGCCCTGGAGGTGCTGGCCGGGGACGGCGTCCGCGTCCGGCAGGTGGCCGTTGACTACGCCTCCCACACCCGGCACGTCGAGGACATCCGCGACACCCTCGCCGAGACCTTGGCCGGGATCACGGCGCGGGCCCCGGACGTGCCGTTCCACTCCACCGTCACCGGCGACCGGGTGCGGGACGCCGGCGTCCTCGACGGCGGGTACTGGTACCGCAACCTGCGCAACCAGGTCCGGTTCGGCCCGGCGGTGGCCGCGCTGATCGAACAGGGGCACGGGGTGTTCGTCGAGGTCAGTGCGCACCCGGTGCTGGTGCAGCCGATCAGCGAGCTCACCGATGCGGTCGTCACCGGGACGCTCCGGCGCGACGACGGCGGCCTGCGTCGCCTGCTGACTTCGATGGCCGAGCTGTTCGTCCGCGGTGTGCGGGTGGACTGGGCCACGCTGGTGCCGCCCGCGCGCGTGGACCTCCCGACGTACGCCTTCGACCACCAGCACTTCTGGCTCCAGCCGGCCGCGCGGGCGGACGCCGTCTCGCTCGGCCAGGCCGAAGTGGCGCACCCGCTGCTCGGCGCGGTCGTCCGGTTGCCGCAGTCGGACGGCCTGGTCTTCACCTCGCGGTTGTCGCTGCGGACGCACCCGTGGCTGGCCGACCACACCATCGGCGGGGTGGTGCTGTTCCCCGGCACCGGGCTGGTCGAGCTGGCCGTGCGGGCCGGCGACGAAGCCGGTTGCCCGGTGCTGGACGAACTCGTGACCGAGGCGCCGCTGCTCGTGCCCGCGCAGGGCGGGGTGAACGTCCAGGTCACGGTGAGCGGCCCGGACCAGAACGGCGCGCGCACGGTGGACGTCCACTCCCAGCGCGACGACGTGTGGACCCGGCACGCGACCGGCACAGTGTCGGCGACCCCGGCGGGTGGCCCTGGCTTCGACTTCACCGCGTGGCCGCCGCCGGACGGGCAGCGCGTCGAGATCGGCGCCTTCTACGCCGACCTCGCCGAGCGCGGGTACGCGTACGGGCCCTTGTTCCAGGGCGTGCGGGCGGTGTGGCAGCGCGGGGACGAGGTGTTCGCCGAGGTCGCCCTGCCCGGCGACCGGCGGGAGGACGCCGCCCGGTTCGGCCTGCACCCGGCGTTGCTGGACGCGGCCCTGCAGACCGGGACGATCGCCGCGTCCGGCGTGCCCGGCAAGTCCGTGATGCCGTTCTCGTGGAACCGGCTGGCGCTGCACGCCGCCGGGGCCGCGGGCCTCCGGGTCCGCGTCGCGCCCGGCGGGCCGGACGCGCTGACCGTCGAGGCCGCCGACGAGACCGGTGCCCCGGTCCTGACCATGGATTCGCTGATCCTCCGCGAGGTGGCGCTCGACCGGCTGGACACCGCGCGCACCAGCTCGCTGTACCGGGTGGACTGGACCAAACTGCCCACTGTGGACACTGCGGTGCCCGCCGATCGGGCCGAGGTGCTCGAAGCCGTCGGTGCGGAGCCCTTGGAACTGGCCGGCCGGGTGCTGGCCGCCCTGCAGACGTGGCTTTCCGACGCGGCGGAGGAAGCCCGCTTGGTCGTGGTGACCCGGGGTGCGGTGCCCGCCGGCGACGGTGTGGTGCGCGACCCGGCCGGTGCCGCGGTGTGGGGGCTGGTCCGGGCCGCGCAGGCGGAGAACCCGGACCGGTTCGTCCTGCTGGACACCGACGGCGAAGTGCCCTTGGAAGCGGTGCTGGCGACCGGTGAGCCGCAGCTCGCGCTGCGTGGCACGACGTTCTCGGTGCCGCGGCTCGCCCGCGTCACCGAACCGGCGGAAGCCCCGCTGACGTTCCGTCCGGACGGGACGGTCCTGGTCTCCGGCGCCGGGACGCTGGGTGCGCTCGCGGCCCGCGACCTGGTCACCCGGCACGGCGTGCGGCGGCTCGTGCTGGCCAGCCGGCGGGGCCGGGACGCCGAGGGCATCGACGACCTCGTCGCCGAGCTGACCGGGCACGGCGCCGACGTGACGGTCGCCGCCTGCGACGTCTCCGACCGGGACCAGGTGGCCGCGCTGCTGAAGGACCACCCGCTGACCGCGGTGGTGCACACGGCGGGCGTGTTCGACGCCGGTGTCACCGGGGCGCTGACCCGGGAGCGGCTGGCCAAGGTGTTCGCGCCCAAGGTCGACGCGGTCCGCCACCTCGACGAGCTGACCCGCGACCTCGACCTCGACGCGTTCATCGCCTACTCGTCCGCCTCCTCGATCTTCATGGGCGCGGGCAGCGGCGGGTACGCGGCGGCGAACGCCTTCCTCGACGGCCTGATGGCCGCCCGCCGCGCGGCGGGCCGGCCCGGGCTTTCGCTGGCCTGGGGCCCGTGGGAGCAGCTCACCGGCATGGCGGACACCATCGACGACCTCACCCTGGCCCGGATGAGCCGGCGCGAGGGCCGCGGTGGCGTCCGGGCGCTGGGGTCCGCCGAGGGCATGGAGCTGTTCGACGCGGCGCTCGCGGCCGGAGAGGCGCTGCTGGTGCCGATCGAGCTCGACCTGCGCGAGGTGCGGGCCGACGCGGCCGCGGGCGGCACCGTGCCGCACCTGCTGCGCGGGCTGGTCCGGGCGGGCCGGCAGGCGGCGCGGGCGGCGGCCACCGAGGACGGCGGCCTGGAACGCCGGCTGGCCGGGCTCGCCGTGGCCGAACAGGAAGCGCTGCTGCTCGACCTCGTCCGCGGCCAGGTCGCCGTCGTGCTCGGGCACGCCGACAGCTCCGGCGTCCGCGCGGACGCGGCGTTCAAGGACGCCGGGTTCGACTCGCTGACGTCGGTGGAGCTGCGCAACCGGCTGCGCGAGACGACCGGGCTGAAACTGCCCGCGACGCTGGTCTTCGACCACCCGAACCCGCTCGCGCTGGCCCGGCACCTGCGGGCGGAACTCGGCGTCGACGAGGCGTCCCCGACCGACGCGGTGCTGGCCGGGCTCGCCGGGCTGGAGGCGGCCATCGCGGCCGCCGGCGCCCCGGACAGCGACCGGATCACCGCGCGGCTGCGGGAACTGCTCAAGGCCGCCGAGGCGGCCGAGGCGCGGCCGGACCCGTCCGACGATCTCGACACGGCCAGCGACGAGGAGCTGTTCGCCCTCGTCGACGGGCTCGACTGA